The genomic segment ACagatcaattttttatattaaaatattttatttttttctcatttaataaaatattattaatttttttctcgaATCAGTATATAACCTGGGTATAGATACGAAATACAAGTTGCGGCTATTTGATAGTTGCGACTAGTTGAGCCTATCTCAGAGGTGCGAATGGTGGGGCTCACTGCTACTTATTTTTTCTCCTATATATCGTATGTTGATAATcaatcaactaaattcattatataaatatgaagttatttatattacaaaacttcctaaaattgatggtttgatagtgtggttcTAGGGGTATATTATTGTGGAGCTCGACGTTCACGTTGCGGACGATTATGGTGATCAACGTTCTCGTCATCCGTATGTAGGGGTGTGCGAAACAtagatgaaaaatcatatgtctCAAATGCCATTGATGAACTTGAGCCGGGAGGAGTGGAGTATGGCGGTGGATACGGGCCGGAAGGAGCGGAGTACTGAGGTGGATACGAGCTAGGATGACTGGAGTACTAAGGTGGTAGTGGGCAGAAGATGTCAAACTCTGAATGATATCCGTGGCCTGGCGAGCCTGGGAAATAGTATCGCCCCCCAaatctggatgataagaactatcccTAGAATGTAGTTCCGTCTCTGCCTTCGGCTCCGGCTCTGGCTCTGGTGCATGATGCGGATCTGGAAGAGGTTACCCAATTCGTGTCGTACGCGGAGGGGCTACCATCGACCGCCCACCAAACAAAATGGTCGTATGCAGATGGAGCGGGGGAGGGGGGGCATGCATGCAGCAACAACAGACCATTCGCGCCTACTTGTCAGGCTCGATTAGTCGCGCCTATCTGACAGACACGACCCCTTTTTTACCTGTTGACCGTATTTTTacctgtatatatatttaaatatttttaataaaaataaaaaattaatattttatttaaacaaaaaatatatattttaatataaaaaattgattcgcgcctgtcagataggcgcgGTTAAAGAAAACGGACCATTTCGATAATTAATCTAGCTGACAACCTATttaggtatttaatttttttaatatatcgaAGTAAAAAACCCTTCAAACAGTACAACATATTACTATCTAACAAATAAAAGAAGtcatttaaactttaattatGAATTGCATAATCAACAATCAACAATGGCACCAATATGTTTACTGTTATTGAATTGCATAAATAATTAGTCAAAGCTAGAAAGGGGGCCGGGGGAGCGACAAGTTTGTTACTTGCTCTCGCTTGGTTTAAGTGATGGCTTTCAAGCAAGACATTGTACTCTGTTTTGGGTTGCCATCTGATGGACAATTTGAAAGCCATGTCTCAACCTTCGGTTTTCTTGGTTCATAAGATAACATCCAATAGATCGGATTCCCATGCTAGCGACCTTGTGACTATACATGTAAGTACTTAGATTATCGGGGTGCATTTCTTAAGTGTGATTTGTTGTTatacaaaatattttcaaataaaatatatattactaaAGTTTTATATTCTTacaacaatcatatatatataatggaaAAGATGGAAATAATGTAATTGACGAAaagtatttttatgtaaataaagaTAACTATTCATAAATTTATCTAAAGAAAAAGTTGCGTCCTTCTGAAAAATATAAGATTCCATCAAATTTGTAATTAATCAAGAACAAAATCAGGTGTCATTGATAAGATAAGTGGATGGCAGGTCTAGTTCATATTCACACCTAACTCCCAATTCTTTTTCCCAAAACTACTAACTCTAATTGGATAAGCTGGTGCTTTTATTTGCCTTAAAgttacattttaataatttatgtgttaaatgttatgttttagttacttatgttataatgttgtaacattttagtcactgaatcgttaatggtgtaacagtaagctgacTGCCATATTAAATGATCATTTTAAATGAAacttttaggttaaattctacaattgatccttacactttttttttcagcaatttattttttcttttatgttcttttaactttcttttcattctcttttatttctccctctattttcctcccttcttcatttcttttaacatactttttatatatttttcttttgttaaaattAATCCACAAACTCGCttcatttgaaaaaaataaaattgttcaaaaaaataaaaatatagggactaattttaaaaaatgaaaaacaaaaaaaactacgtgaaaagaaatagaaaagagagGAAAACAAAGTGAGAAACAGAAGAGgacagaaaataaagaaaaaaagttaaaagaaaatacattttttaaaattgctcaaaacgaaaaaatatggtgATCGATTGTATAagttaacctaaaatttttatttgaaaaaatatgacaattaacgacttaataactaaaatattataacacgataacgtaagtaactaaaacATAACGTTTCAAGCATAATTTTTGATTATATCTATTCTTTTAGAATAATGTTTAGAACTACTTATAAACCTTTCACACCCTATATCTATACCTACTGTGCACCCCCCGGTGACGTTAGCAAACAAGGGAAAAGTTAATTTGACGGAACGGGCGCACTTTAGCAAGGAAATATCTATACCTATTCCTACTTAAAATATTTCTGTTTGAGTTAAATCCTAAGTTAATTTGGgtatcaatttaattttacaaaattataatttttttgttttattttgaattgagtaatttttaatattaatattatatttttataatattctattgtattaatttttttcgtAAAAAATTTATACAACTTATTGATTTATATTCAAATTCGGGAcatagaatataaaaattaaattatgtaatattatttCTGGTATTTCATAATCAGTGTTGTTTATTTTGGCGAAATTTTTTTATAACCCCTTTAGTGTTTgtgtttttataatttaatttataatcttattataaatctttttttgtttataacccctttaatttttgagtttttataatttaatttaaaatattattataattcttTTTTGTTTTGCCTATATTCATAGTTTtaatcttgaattttttattacaaTCAAAGTTtatattagaatttaaataagtttttttaatgCCATATTGTGTCACTGGCATTTGTCTTGTATTTGTCAATGTAGAAGGAGTTCTAAAAGGCACATTCTCTCTCACTAAACactttatacatataaaaaagatTCAATTTTCGATTAACATGATAAACATTGTGGTTGTAAATCATTAGCCAAATTGTAGCACTGTTGATTGTTGTCTCTGAAGGCAACTTCAAAGTCTTATTTTAAGGTTTTCTTGGGGCTGGTCCTTCCATTTCCCATACCAAATACATCATTATAGATTTATATTATTTCTCCTAATAATACCGTTTTCAATATTCAAACTCTAAAtaaagattttattattatttattaagatCCTAAAAAAGTCATGCACTCGAACAATCATGTAGAGCTCTCACTTGAGATTTCTGGTGAAGATGGCGGACTTACTCATCAACCATCATATTAAGTTCCAATCACACTTAATTTAAGGTGACATGAGATGAGACACATCAAAATGCCATTCTACGAAACCTATAAAGTTAAGCCAATTACTTTTACTCACCGATATCAATTCAATACGTGATATCTCAAGATACAAAACAATctgtatataaaagattaagagCCTGAAGTGAGGGAAGAAATCATTATCCTCCTTCCTTCTCTCCAAAACCTTCACTCCCTTCCCTTACAACTCTTGCCACTCTTTCCATCGATCAATAAATCCTATCTTAAACGAAGTGAACCAATCATCTCTACAACCAATCCATCAACACAAATGACAGAATcataagttgctaaaatttttaggAGCATTTTGGTTTTAGTTTACAACAACGCATAACACTGTTAACTTTTGTTCTCCATTGGTAAAGCATCAAACTCTTGCATTGCGctctcaattttaaaaaagaaaaaacaagacaTTGATATTGTAATAACTTTCACCTTTAGCTTTTAAGAATAATGTCCATACCCTAAGGTTTAATATGCTTTTCAGATCTTTCCATTGATATCTTCGTTCATTGAGAGCTGCATATGTTTGGGTTTCTCCTGGATATTATTATGCTCTAATCTCCTGGATATTATATGTTATTCCTCTTTTCCTATATTTGCAGTAGAGTCCAAGTTGCGATATGCCCAAGGGGAGGCCAACCAGATTTGGTGACTGccatatataataacatataaactGTGTGTcagaaaaaaaacatttattgatctttgtaaaaattttgtaaaaatcaaATGAAGCTTTCTTTTGAAATGATAAAATCCAAGGTTAATTTAACTACTATGATGTTAGTTCAAATGTTGTTATGCATcagttttttatatataaaatataaatagttaaaaatatgtttgtaataatatttttttattatatttttataagtgtaatttattttaaaaaaatatgttaataaaaaaatttatgagacttaaatttaaaactttaaacattcaactgttattttttatttttatcaatctCGATGCGCCAtaatgtaataaatataatacgAACCGCTAGAAGGAGATCGTGACTCAGTAGTCCATAAGCCAACCAAAGAACACTAGCCAAGAACGAGAAAAAAGATAAATAGAACGGCATAAATTCCACACTCTTTGTCATTATCACTTGTTTCtgcaaatttaaaataaagaaaaataatcaaTTCCCACACGAAGATGACACGAATCATGctgaaaaaaattagaattttcttttcttttttaaagggCTTACCACGACGACAAGTGGAGCAACATACATTGCCACTGAAGCCACCAGCCCAATAGTCCCAACAAAAACTTTCCGATGATGATGATCATGAAATACAAATGCCGATATAATTGCAGTTACGGTAAATATTACCATAACCATCGTCGTTATGGTACCAGCTTCAATCTGCAAATTTTTTCACCAAGCTACCATCAATGGTGATCACATGAcaatgaaagaagaaaaagaaaaacagggTTTTATTAAGAAACTCGCCTTTCCTCTTGCTGGAGCAAACCAAAGATAGATGAAGATGAAAGATAACTCTAAGATGATCCCTAAACCATTAATGGTGAAGACAGGGAAATTTTCCCACTTGTAGCTCACAACAGGCAATCCATACCATGTGTAAAGGAGACAATTCGATAGTGCAACGATGTATGGGATGCATGAGAATTCTTCAGTGCTTCTTTTCCTTATTACCCTTGTAAAAGTCAGGCTGTACAACACATATATTTGTTTATCACGTATATATGTAcgtatgtatgtgtatatatatgtatgcatgtatgtatgtgtaGGGATATATTGACATTACATTGGTGCAGCATAAAGCAACAAAGAAGAAGCATTGCCTGCAAGAGAAAGATCGTGCAGGTATTATGCTTTTTGTATCAgcaaaaaactaaataaaaaaaaaaagtatagatcAGGAGATGAGAGAATTAATACCCATGATACCAACTGCTAGGCGTAGCCTATCACCCATGATTTTGGacctaaaaagaaacaaaaaatggtCACTAAGATTGAGAAATAAAATGGTCCAAAAGGTGTGAAAAGCTTCATAAAAAAACTACATAATTTAGTTATGTCTTATGGATTGTTTTAATGAGCTTGAAGGGATATAAATAGCAGTGAGATATTggatttttttcatgaaaaaaagTGGGGGAAGAAGAATaggaataattatatatatataaattgagagaatttaagAATAGGAAGTGCTGTCTACGTCTTATAGGGACTTGTGGATGCCAATAGCTTGATTTTAAtaagaatgaaaaaataaaataaagatttttcTTCCAATTGTTCTGTTAGGTTTGATAATAAGGTCAAATGGAAaatggaaaatggaaaatgaagtATATATCTGCTGTTTATGGTTAGTGGAATCAAGTTGAATCACAAGAGACCAGAGGACAACAAAAGGGGCAAATTAAATAGCTGTTGagcattggcctgcaatgcaacaagAGACCAGCAGCAGTTCAGCATGGAGACCAGCAGCAGTTCAGCATGGAGACCAGCAGCAGTTCAGCATGGAGACCAGCATTGGAGTTGAACCGAATGCAATAGCTTCTTTAGTTCATTTTGTTCCTATGTAACTTTACTTAGT from the Gossypium hirsutum isolate 1008001.06 chromosome D09, Gossypium_hirsutum_v2.1, whole genome shotgun sequence genome contains:
- the LOC107892857 gene encoding bidirectional sugar transporter SWEET3, encoding MGDRLRLAVGIMGNASSLLLYAAPILTFTRVIRKRSTEEFSCIPYIVALSNCLLYTWYGLPVVSYKWENFPVFTINGLGIILELSFIFIYLWFAPARGKIEAGTITTMVMVIFTVTAIISAFVFHDHHHRKVFVGTIGLVASVAMYVAPLVVVKQVIMTKSVEFMPFYLSFFSFLASVLWLAYGLLSHDLLLASPNLVGLPLGISQLGLYCKYRKRGITYNIQEIRA